A genomic window from Silene latifolia isolate original U9 population chromosome Y, ASM4854445v1, whole genome shotgun sequence includes:
- the LOC141631767 gene encoding uncharacterized protein LOC141631767, producing MRKPELSGRIVKRSVHLSGYDLRFEPRVAIKSQALADFVSDFYLALQSQVTPRGPHCQADRCEFKATNNEAEYEALILGLQLALDLKIRHLKVYNDSQLILNHVNNSYAARDSMMMAYLEVAKELKLRFATFDIKQIPWDQNIEADALAALAATFKIGTISTIPIVHVLEPTISKIGHYERSKTRSQQLQKAGVLGNTTSQEEATDWRKPYQDWLQNDILPADKKEIIANKTEAFCARWNISLQKSTARNSHSNGHAKSSNKIIVENLRKKLEEIGGKWTEELPLVLWADRTTLKVATGQTPFSLVFGAEAVIPSKVRFPTHRYGCITEEWNQVEMASNLDTVDELRTSAQIRIASYKQTLARSYNKNVKVRTLQVGDLVLRKVFQITKNQRAGKFSYNWEGPYQVESIVGNGGYRLMTMEGQIVPRSWNIIHLKKYYI from the exons ATGAGAAAACCAGAATTATCAGGAAGAATTGTCAAACGGTCTGTGCATCTGAGTGGCTATGACCTGAGATTTGAACCTCGTGTAGCAATCAAGTCCCAGGCTCTAGCAGACTTTGTGTCCGACTTCTACCTCGCCTTACAATCCCAG GTCACCCCAAGGGGACCTCATTGCCAGGCAGATCGATGCgaattcaaagctaccaacaatgaggcagaatatgaagccttgATTCTAGGCCTACAGCTAGCTCTAGACCTGAAAATCAGGCACCTCAAGGTATACAATGACTCTCAACTTATATTAAACCATGTGAATAACTCTTATGCAGCTAGGGACTCCATGATGATGGCCTACCTGGAAGTCGCAAAGGAGTTAAAACTCAGGTTCGCCACCTTCGATATCAAGCAAATCCCTTGGGACCAGAATATAGAGGCAGACGCCTTAGCTGCCCTGGCGGCAACGTTCAAAATAGGTACAATCTCTACCATACCTATCGTTCACGTACTGGAACCTACAATATCAAAAATAGGACATTACGAAAGGAGCAAAACCAGATCGCAACAGCTGCAGAAAGCAGGGGTGTTAGGTAACACCACCAGTCAGGAGGAAGCTACTGACTGGAGGAAACCTTATCAAGATTGGTTGCAGAATGACATACTACCAgcagataaaaaggag ATTATTGCAAATAAGACAGAAGCATTCTGCGCTAGGTGGAATATTTCATTGCAGAAATCTACCGCCAGGAACTCCCATTCCAACGGACATGCTAAATCCAGCAACAAGATCATAGTGGAAAATCTAAGAAAGAAGCTGGAAGAAATTGGGGGCAAATGGACAGAGGAGCTACCActagtcctctgggctgacaggaCCACTCTTAAGGTGGCAACAGGACAAACTCCTTTCAGCCTAGTATTCGGAGCCGAGGCAGTTATTCCATCAAAAGTCAGGTTTCCTACCCACAGATATGGGTGCATAACAGAGGAGTGGAATCAAGTGGAAATGGCGAGCAACCTGGATACGGTAGACGAACTTAGAACCAGCGCCCAGATTAGGATTGCTTCATACAAACAAACATtagccaggagttacaacaaaaatgtaaaGGTCAGGACCCTACAAGTAGGGGACTTGGTCCTGAGGAAGGTCTTCCAGATCACTAAAAACCAGCGAGCAGGGAAATTTTCCTATAACTGGGAAGGACCATATCAGGTGGAAAGTATAGTCGGAAACGGAGGCTACAGGCTCATGACAATGGAAGGGCAAATAGTCCCCAGATCATGGAATATCATCCACTTGAAAAAGTACTACATCTGA